GCCCGGCGGGCCATCCGTTCCAACACGTCCAGGTCGTCCGCCAGGAGAAGCTTCAAGTAGTCCATCCGGTCCAGGCAGTCTCTGTCCAGGATCCCCATCAATTCCGCCCTTGTGGCGCCCGCCCCGCCTGATTGAAATAGCGCTTCGGCGGCGAGGAGTTCCCGGTAAATCATTGGCCACTCCTGAGAAAACCCGTCAGGGGGGATGACGCGTCGGCAAAGTCCTTCTCCGCCAGCAGCCCCATTCGGTAGGCAAGACGCCCCGCTTCCACCGCTTTTGCCATGGCAATCGCCATCATGACGGGGTCCGGTGCCGTGGCGATCGCCGTATTGGCCAGCACCGCATCGGCCCCCAGTTCCATGGCCTGGGCGGCATGGGACGGGCGTCCGATGCCGGCATCAATAATGACGGGGACTTCGATTTCATGAATGATGGGCTGCAGGAGAACGGCACAGGTAACACCCTTGTTGGTGCCGATCGGCGCAGCCAGGGGCATGACCGCCGCCACGCCGGCCCTTTCCAGTTTTCTAGCCATGACCAGGTCGGGAGTGATGTAGGGAAAGACTTGGAATCCTTCATCGACCAGAATTTTCGTAGCCTTCAGGGTCTCTTCATTGTCCGGAAACAGGTACCTGGCGTCGGTTTCAACCTCGATCTTGACCCAGTCGGAACCGGTCAATTCCCGACCAATCCGGGCGATCCGTACCGCCTCTTCGGCGTTGCGCGCCCCTGAGGTGTTGACCATGACGACACACCCCTCCGGAATAAAATCCATGATATTCTCACAGATCGCGTCCGGATCGATCCGGCGCACCGCAACGGTGACGACTTCCACACCGGCTTTTTCCACCATTTCAGGAATCACCCCATAAGAAGGAAGCTTCCCCGATCCGATGAAAAAGCGGCTCCTCAGGTTTTTCCCACCGACAGAAAAGGTCATTCGCGTCTCCTTATCCCCCCCCGACAAAGGCCACAACATCTACTTCATCTCCGGGGTCGAGATCGAAGTTCGCCCAGTTGTTCTTTCTCACGATTTCTCCGTTCACCAGGACCGCAACCCGTTTACGGTCGTACCCATATTCCTCCAGGAGGGCATCGATGTTCAGGCAGTCCGGCCTTTCTTTTCCGTTGAGTTTTATCATGAACCGATCTCCACACTCTCCTCCGAAACAAAAAAACCCTCACTGGCGGCCAGGCCCGTGAAGGTCGATATTCCTGTTCGTTATCCTTTCTCCCTACGACGGCATTATCCGTATCAGGTTCATCGGGTATAATCTCAGGCATCCCTCCAGGACACCACCCCAAGGTGCAGCACCCGTTACCCCGCGGGAGACGGATTCCGCACCGTTCACCGGCCATCACAGGCATTGCCTGTCACAACCAGCCTATCGGTCATCTCTTTTGGCGTCTATCCTCCTCGAAAAACCATGTATTGCCTACACATATAATAAAGG
The Deltaproteobacteria bacterium genome window above contains:
- a CDS encoding thiazole synthase gives rise to the protein MTFSVGGKNLRSRFFIGSGKLPSYGVIPEMVEKAGVEVVTVAVRRIDPDAICENIMDFIPEGCVVMVNTSGARNAEEAVRIARIGRELTGSDWVKIEVETDARYLFPDNEETLKATKILVDEGFQVFPYITPDLVMARKLERAGVAAVMPLAAPIGTNKGVTCAVLLQPIIHEIEVPVIIDAGIGRPSHAAQAMELGADAVLANTAIATAPDPVMMAIAMAKAVEAGRLAYRMGLLAEKDFADASSPLTGFLRSGQ
- the thiS gene encoding sulfur carrier protein ThiS; protein product: MIKLNGKERPDCLNIDALLEEYGYDRKRVAVLVNGEIVRKNNWANFDLDPGDEVDVVAFVGGG